The Microbacterium foliorum genome has a window encoding:
- a CDS encoding LysR substrate-binding domain-containing protein: MLDVQRLRMLVELSRRGTLSAVADALSYSKASVSQQLSALEREVGVPLLRRVGRGVQFTPQGNVLVAEAIGILDQLEHAEVAVAESLTEVTGTVHIAVFQSTAHALLPGALATLREQHPALRVEVTESDPETGLVGVSSRDFDLILAEQYPGRTRPIHADLDRLVLVHDPIALARRPGTPEGTDPVAALWSTRDQPWVLEPAGTASRAWAEQLCRTAGFEPDVRFEVADLTAHVRLIRAGLAVGLLPGLVWAGESPTVSLTPLPDEPRREIFSSTRRVSVAAPSIRAVRRALASTAERILPG; the protein is encoded by the coding sequence ATGCTCGACGTGCAACGGCTGCGGATGCTCGTGGAGCTGTCACGCCGGGGAACCCTGTCGGCCGTCGCCGACGCCCTCTCGTACAGCAAGGCGTCGGTCTCGCAGCAGCTCAGCGCGCTCGAGCGCGAGGTCGGCGTCCCGCTGCTGCGCAGGGTCGGCCGCGGAGTGCAGTTCACCCCTCAGGGAAACGTGCTGGTAGCCGAGGCCATCGGCATCCTCGACCAGCTGGAGCATGCCGAGGTGGCCGTCGCCGAGTCACTGACCGAGGTCACCGGAACCGTGCACATCGCCGTCTTCCAGTCCACCGCGCACGCGCTGCTCCCCGGGGCGCTGGCCACGCTGCGCGAGCAGCATCCGGCCCTCCGCGTGGAGGTCACCGAGAGCGATCCCGAAACCGGACTCGTCGGCGTCTCGAGTCGCGACTTCGACCTCATCCTCGCCGAGCAGTACCCGGGGCGCACCCGACCGATCCACGCCGACCTCGACCGCCTGGTGCTCGTGCACGATCCGATCGCCCTGGCCCGCCGGCCCGGCACTCCCGAGGGGACCGACCCCGTCGCCGCGCTGTGGTCGACCAGAGACCAGCCGTGGGTGCTCGAACCCGCGGGCACCGCCTCGCGCGCGTGGGCGGAACAGCTGTGCCGCACCGCCGGCTTCGAACCCGACGTGCGCTTCGAGGTCGCCGACCTCACGGCGCATGTGCGACTGATCCGCGCCGGACTGGCCGTCGGTCTGCTGCCGGGCCTCGTCTGGGCGGGAGAGTCGCCGACGGTGTCGCTCACCCCCCTGCCCGACGAGCCGCGCCGCGAGATCTTCTCATCCACCCGCCGGGTCTCGGTGGCCGCGCCCTCGATCCGCGCGGTGCGGCGCGCCCTCGCCTCCACCGCCGAGCGCATCCTTCCCGGCTGA